The proteins below are encoded in one region of Centropristis striata isolate RG_2023a ecotype Rhode Island chromosome 12, C.striata_1.0, whole genome shotgun sequence:
- the ankhd1 gene encoding ankyrin repeat and KH domain-containing protein 1 isoform X3: MQDAVAGTAMLTDGFEDEIDSVTPRSPVAGMGVGATPGGGGLGGIGIGVGGKKVRLYGEPGGPAAERLDFKLAAAAVLSSGPGSGSDEDEVSEVESFILDQEDLDNPIMKTASELLLSSATDGVDLRTVDPETQARLEALLEAAGIGKLSTADGKAFADPEVLRRLTSSVSCALDEAAAALTRMRAENTLNAGQADNLVIFSRSLAEACSDGDVNAVRKLLDEGRSVNEHTEEGESLLCLACSAGYYELAQVLLAMHANVEDRGIKGDITPLMAAASGGYVDIVKLLLVHGADVNAQSSTGNTALTYACAGGFVDVVKVLLKEGANIEDHNENGHTPLMEAASAGHVEVARVLLEYGAGINTHSNEFKESALTLACYKGHLDMVRFLLEAGADQEHKTDEMHTALMEACMSQDGHVEVARLLLDSGAQVNMPADSFESPLTLAACGGHVELAALLIERGANLEEVNDEGYTPLMEAAREGHEEMVALLLAQGANINAQTEETQETALTLACCGGFLEVADFLIKAGADIELGCSTPLMEAAQEGHLELVKYLLAAGANVHATTATGDTALTYACENGHTDVADVLLQAGANLEHESEGGRTPLMKAARAGHLCTVQFLISKGANVNRATANNDHTVVSLACAGGHLAVVELLLAHGADPTHRLKDGSTMLIEAAKGGHTNVVSYLLDYPNNILSVPAPDLSQLTPPSQDASQVPRVPFQALAMVVPPQEPDRAPSNIATPPPVSSKGVSKQRQAALQPGVPSSVGRGPEAEPLPPFHLCQPLECIVEETEGKLNELGQRISAIEKAQLQSLELIQGEPLTKDKIEELKKSREEQKKKKILKELQKVERQLQLKTQQQFTKEYMEAKGLKEEQEAGQSQGPGPGPGSTASVAGSLPTTTGAQVHASSDTDEEANKDGEQEEQPGEDGEEEEDDDEEEEGSEEEPDGEEDDYPKLPQVGTILYRDGPQPPQQPPLPPSPQAQPQPPPPPLQAAFVPIQPLPDYNPADYPGSTSPELQRVLVGQQMLGQQQQGQGQQLAGLGPGMIPQQAPDGLMVATPAQTLTDTLDDIMAAVSSRVPMLNTTTSPTPLSQPPTQMPANIASPPSVLPLYPSVDIDAHTESNHDTALTLACAGGHEELVSVLIARGANIEHRDKKGFTPLILAATAGHVGVVEVLLDKGGDIEAQSERTKDTPLSLACSGGRQEVVELLLLRGANKEHRNVSDYTPLSLAASGGYVNIIKILLNAGAEINSRTGSKLGISPLMLAAMNGHVPAVKLLLDMGSDINAQIETNRNTALTLACFQGRAEVVSLLLDRKANVEHRAKTGLTPLMEAASGGYAEVGRVLLDKGADVNAPPVPSSRDTALTIAADKGHYKFCELLINRGAHIDVRNKKGNTPLWLAANGGHFDVVQLLVHASADVDAADNRKITPLMAAFRKGHVKVVQYLVKEVNQFPSDIECMRYIATIADKELLKKCHQCMETIVKAKDQQAAEANKNASILLKELDLEKSREESKKQALAAKREKRKEKRKKKKEEQKRKLEEEEGQKTKEDFGSEMLEQKEDSADEEEVPIEPPSATTTTTIGISATSTTFTTAFGKKRASVATTPSTNRKNKKNKTKDSPNEPIILQDPQVALAQHKADKNKIHGEPRGGGGGVTGGNSDSDPLDSTDCASESSSSGGKSQELNYLPDLTSSASSSSSSSSSSSSSVPSSGAAQGLLRGLEKRHCPQPQTDGKVDNKVTVSISKPTQKALDMSDSTSNSLPSPFKTMALPVTSPNSKLSLTSPKRGQKREEGWKEVVRRSKKLSVPASVVSRIMGRGGCNITAIQDVTGAHIDVDKQKDKNGERMITIRGGTESTRYAVQLINALIQDPAKELEDLIPRNHIRAPGSKTTSASFPSTTGATSGSTTGPKALSSLVSTGVSFQPSSSSSSPSSQAGGKIGKGLSSNVRQPFPVSLPLAYAHPQLALLAAQTMHQIRHPRLPMAQFGGTFSPAASTWGPFPVRPVSPGSANSSPKHNGGTNSTGGQARPNSTHSEHSNTASSGASVTTTNTTTTSAPNTSSAAASPHTPNPTPYNPQPSVPTPSSVRKQLFAPDPKPAGVTPVSIATSTSGSNAVRGPGSPAHHSSTTTIANAPQQPVGPISQPPIQPTKTEPSAVVPPGKDKPSLSVENQAVSVSESINSVGFTAPAMALPPKPEPRQQLPPPPSSVPSTEAPPPLLNPQASSHHPSAPPPVLSHNVAHPNNTVPHFSAPAPRVSHRMQPPGPYYSLPEQQQQQQQQQQQQTQQQQQQQQSVFVPFNAQQEPPKQTQNQTSQPTNMPPQAQNQAQAQAQASLQVSANLGMMNGSQMQHVANAGKPQQIPPNFGPAGLFNFSSIFDNNSQVGNNQVWGACHLPARSPPEQSYSAPPAYMNMGQMENMMPPPPPDSSKAPGYRSASQRMVNSPIALTSYATSISGSPVYLHGHTAVGTPSFSRQHFSPHPWSASTSGESPVPPPSTVSSSALSTSAVPPPPQPKQGSSSQQDRKVPPPIGTERLARIRQTGSVNPPLLTTSYTASVGQGGIWSFGVGSASEAMSGWSQPLMSSHMMHPQLQAEQSAFSQHQPMEQDDTGIANPANNYHQPQHLPNSYMDFPKGMPMSMYGGTMLPPHPPMAEGPGGPMYNGLHAGDPAWSPIIKVVPNNADNSDPQQQVWPGTWAPHVGNVHLNHVN, translated from the exons GTGGAGTCATTCATTTTGGACCAGGAGGACCTGGATAACCCCATCATGAAGACAGCTTCAGAGTTACTGTTGTCTAGTGCCACAGATGGAGTAGATTTGAGGACTGTTGATCCAGAGACACAGGCGCGACTTGAAGCTCTACTGGAAGCTGCAG GCATCGGTAAACTGTCCACTGCCGATGGTAAAGCTTTTGCAGACCCCGAGGTGCTACGGCGACTGACGTCATCTGTGAGTTGTGCCCTGGACGAAGCTGCAGCAGCCCTGACCCGCATgagagctgaaaacacactcaacgCCGGCCAAGCCGACAA TCTGGTTATTTTCAGCCGTAGTTTAGCAGAGGCGTGCTCAGATGGGGATGTCAACGCTGTGCGCAAATTGCTCGACGAGGGACGGAGCGTCAACGAACACACAGAGGAAGGGGAGAGCCTGCTGTGCCTCGCCTGCTCAGCCGGCTACTATGAACTTGCACAG GTTTTGTTGGCCATGCATGCAAACGTGGAGGACCGGGGGATCAAGGGGGACATAACGCCACTTATGGCTGCTGCCAGTGGCGGTTACGTCGACATCGTCAAACTGCTTCTGGTCCACGGGGCAGATGTAAATGCACAATCCTCCACAG GAAACACAGCTCTGACGTACGCATGTGCCGGTGGCTTCGTGGATGTGGTAAAGGTTCTTCTGAAAGAGGGTGCTAACATTGAGGACCACAACGAGAACGGACACACACCTCTAATGGAGGCGGCCAGTGCTGGTCACGTAGAGGTGGCCAGGGTACTCTTGGAGTATGGCGCCGGCATCAACACACACTCCAACGAGTTCAAGGAGAGCGCTCTCACACTCGCCTGCTACAAAG GTCATTTGGATATGGTGCGGTTTCTGTTGGAGGCTGGAGCAGACCAGGAACATAAAACAGATGAGATGCACACGGCGCTGATGGAGGCGTGCA TGTCCCAGGACGGCCATGTGGAGGTGGCACGGCTGCTGTTGGACAGCGGCGCGCAGGTCAACATGCCGGCCGATTCCTTCGAGTCGCCCCTCACCCTCGCAGCCTGTGGAGGACACGTGGAGCTGGCAGCCTTGCTCATAGAAAGAGGAGCCAACTTGGAGGAG gttAATGACGAAGGCTACACACCTCTGATGGAGGCGGCAAGAGAAGGCCATGAGGAGATGGTAGCACTGCTGCTGGCTCAAG GTGCTAACATCAATGCCCAGACAGAGGAGACGCAGGAGACGGCTTTGACTCTAGCATGCTGCGGAGGCTTCTTGGAAGTGGCCGACTTTCTCATCAAGGCGGGCGCCGACATCGAGTTGGGCTGCTCCACACCTCTAATGGAGGCTGCACAGGAAGGCCATCTGGAGTTGGTCAAGTACCTCCTGGCTGCAG GGGCAAACGTACATGCCACCACAGCAACAGGTGACACAGCGTTGACGTATGCGTGTGAGAACGGACACACTGATGTGGCggatgtgctgctgcaggctggagCCAACTTG GAACATGAGTCAGAAGGGGGGCGGACGCCCTTGATGAAGGCAGCAAGAGCGGGACATCTCTGTACAGTGCAGTTCCTTATCAGCAAAG GTGCTAACGTGAACAGAGCTACTGCCAATAATGACCACACAGTGGTGTCTCTGGCCTGTGCTGGAGGACATCTGGCTgtggtggagctgctgctggcacATGGGGCCGATCCTACACACAGACTcaaa GATGGTTCAACCATGTTGATAGAAGCTGCTAAGGGTGGCCACACCAATGTTGTGTCCTACCTGTTGGACTACCCCAACAACATCCTGTCTGTCCCAGCCCCTGACCTGTCCCAGCTCACTCCCCCCTCGCAAGATGCCTCTCAG GTTCCTCGTGTCCCATTCCAAGCTCTCGCCATGGTAGTGCCCCCTCAGGAGCCCGACCGTGCCCCATCAAACATCGCTACACCCCCACCCGTCTCCAGCAAAG GCGTGTCCAAACAGAGACAAGCAGCCCTTCAGCCCGGTGTCCCCAGCTCAGTTGGCCGGGGGCCTGAAGCAGAACCTCTGCCACCTTTCCACTTGTGCCAGCCGCTAGAGTGCATTGTGGAGGAGACGGAGGGTAAACTTAACGAGTTGGGCCAGAGAATCAGCGCCATCGAGAAGGCCCAGCTTCAGTCGCTAGAGCTCATTCAGGGGGAGCCGCTCACCAAAGACAAGATTGAGGAGCTGAAGaaaagcagagaggagcag aagaagaagaaaatcttGAAGGAGTTGCAAAAGGTGGAGCGCCAGCTgcagctgaaaacacagcaacagTTCACCAAAGAGTACATGGAGGCGAAGGGTTtaaaggaggagcaggaggccgGACAGAGCCAAGGCCCAGGCCCAGGGCCGGGAAGTACGGCATCTGTTGCAGGGTCGCTTCCCACCACAACAGGTGCCCAAGTACACGCCAGCTCTGACACGGATGAAGAGGCCAACAAAGATGGGGAGCAAGAGGAGCAGCCAGGAGAGGACGGAGAAGAG GAAGAGGATGAcgacgaggaagaggagggctCGGAGGAAGAGCCAGATGGAGAAGAGGACGATTACCCCAAGCTTCCTCAGGTGGGCACAATCCTTTACAGGGATGGGCCACAGCCACCACAGCAGCCTCCTCTGCCCCCTTCGCCACAGGCCCAGCCCCAGCCTCCCCCTCCGCCTCTTCAGGCTGCCTTCGTCCCTATCCAGCCCCTGCCGGACTACAACCCTGCAGACTACCCGGGAAGCACCAGCCCAGAGCTGCAGAGGGTACTGGTGGGCCAGCAGATGCTGGGCCAACAGCAGCAGGGTCAGGGTCAACAGTTGGCTGGGTTAGGCCCAGGAATGATACCTCAGCAGGCCCCAGATGGGCTCATGGTAGCTACACCTGCACAGACGCTCACAGACACGCTGGATGACATCATGGCAG CTGTGAGCAGCCGTGTGCCCATGCTGAACACTACAACCTCACCCACACCCCTGTCCCAGCCACCCACGCAGATGCCCGCAAACATTGCCTCGCCACCTTCAGTCCTACCCCTCTACCCCTCGGTTGACATCGATGCTCAT acGGAGAGCAACCATGACACAGCGCTAACACTGGCGTGTGCAGGAGGACACGAGGAGCTTGTTTCAGTCCTCATCGCACGGGGAGCCAACATTGAGCACCGGGACAAAAAAG GTTTCACTCCTCTAATCCTGGCTGCCACTGCTGGCCATGTAGGAGTAGTGGAAGTGCTCCTGGACAAAGGGGGTGACATTGAGGCTCAGTCAGAGAGAACCAAAGACACGCCCCTCTCCCTGGCCTGCTCTGGGGGACGTCAGGAG GTGGTTGAGTTGCTGCTGCTTCGGGGAGCTAATAAGGAACACCGCAATGTttctgactacacgcctcttaGCCTGGCTGCTTCTGGGGGTTATGTCAACATCATCAAGATACTCCTCAATGCTGGAGCTGAGATAAACTCCAG GACTGGCAGCAAGCTGGGAATCTCTCCTCTGATGCTGGCAGCCATGAATGGCCATGTACCTGCCGTGAAGCTGCTGCTTGATATGGGCTCGGACATCAACGCACAGATTGAGaccaacagaaacacagctcTGACCCTAGCCTGCTTCCAGGGGCGGGCTGAGGTCGTCAGTCTCCTGCTAGATCGCAAGGCCAACGTAGAGCATCGTGCTAAG ACTGGTCTTACTCCTCTGATGGAGGCAGCCTCAGGAGGTTATGCAGAGGTGGGTCGAGTGCTTCTGGACAAAGGCGCTGATGTCAATGCTCCCCCTGTTCCCTCATCCCGAGACACTGCCCTCACCATTGCTGCTGACAAGGGCCACTACAAGTTTTGTGAGCTGCTTATCAACAG GGGTGCCCATATCGATGTACGAAACAAGAAAGGGAACACCCCACTCTGGCTGGCGGCAAATGGTGGTCATTTTGACGTGGTGCAGCTCTTGGTGCATGCCAGTGCTGATGTAGATGCAGCTGATAACCGCAAGATTACCCCACTCATGGCGGCTTTTCGCAAG GGTCATGTGAAGGTGGTGCAGTATCTTGTGAAGGAGGTCAACCAATTCCCATCAGATATTGAATGCATGAGATACATCGCTACCATCGCTGACAAG GAGCTGTTGAAGAAGTGCCACCAGTGCATGGAGACCATTGTCAAAGCCAAAGACCAGCAGGCAGCAGAGGCCAACAAGAACGCTAGCATTCTGCTTAAGGAGTTAGACTTGGAGAAG TCTCGAGAGGAGAGCAAGAAGCAGGCCCTGGCTGCTAAACGTGAGAAGCGTAAGGAGAAAcgcaagaagaagaaggaggagcagaagcGGAagctggaggaagaggagggacaGAAAACCAAGGAGGACTTTGGCTCTGAGATGCTTGAGCAGAAGGAGGATTCAGCTGACG AAGAAGAGGTTCCTATTGAGCCACCGAGtgcaaccaccaccaccaccatcggTATATCCGCCACCTCCACCACTTTCACTACAGCTTTTGGTAAGAAGCGAGCGAGTGTGGCCACTACCCCCAGCACCAATCGTAAGAACAAAAAGAACAAGACCAAGGACTCACCCAATGAACCAATCATATTACAGGATCCGCAG GTTGCACTAGCGCAGCACAAGGCTGATAAGAACAAGATCCACGGTGAGCCacggggtgggggtgggggagtGACGGGTGGCAACAGCGATTCTGACCCCTTGGATAGCACCGACTGTGCcagtgagagcagcagcagcgggggCAAGAGTCAGGAGCTCAACTACCTCCCTGACCTcacctcctccgcctcctcctcctcctcttcctcctcctcctcctcctcctcagtcccCTCCTCAGGAGCAGCCCAAGGCCTCCTGCGCGGCCTCGAGAAGAGACACTGTCCTCAGCCGCAGACTGATGGCAAGGTGGACAACAAGGTCACAGTCTCTATCTCAAAACCAACGCAAAA agCTCTGGACATGAGCGACTCAACCTCCAACTCCCTGCCCTCTCCATTCAAGACCATGGCTCTTCCCGTCACCTCACCCAACAGTAAGCTCAGCCTCACAAGCCCCAAGAGAGGCCAGAAGAGAGAAGAAGGTTGGAAAGAAGTCGTCAGAAG ATCAAAGAAACTGTCCGTGCCAGCCTCTGTTGTATCTCGGATCATGGGCAGAGGAGGCTGCAACATCACAGCCATCCAGGACGTGACAGGAGCTCACATTGACGTAGACAAACAGAAGGACAAGAACGGGGAGAGGATGATCACCATAAG AGGAGGAACGGAGTCTACAAGGTATGCAGTCCAGCTGATTAATGCTCTAATCCAAGACCCAGCCAAAGAGCTTGAAGATCTGATCCCCAGGAATCACATCAGAGCCCCAGGCTCTAAAACGACCTCAGCTTCCTTCCCCAGTACCACAGGGGCCACAAGCGGTTCAACTACTGGGCCAAAGGCCCTGAGCTCATTGGTCTCCACAGGCGTCTCGTTCCAGCCCTCCTCATCCTCGTCTTCACCCTCTTCTCAGGCCGGGGGAAAGATTGGGAAGGGGCTGTCGTCAAATGTCAGACAGCCCTTCCCTGTGTCTCTGCCCTTGGCGTACGCCCACCCTCAGCTGGCTCTACTGGCTGCCCAGACCATGCACCAGATCAGACACCCTCGTCTCCCCATGGCCCAGTTTGGTGGCACCTTCTCTCCCGCCGCCAGCACCTGGGGACCCTTCCCCGTGCGTCCTGTAAGTCCTGGCAGTGCTAACAGCTCCCCCAAGCACAATGGAGGAACCAACAGCACTGGAGGCCAGGCAAGACCCAACTCAACCCACAGTGAGCACAGCAACACAGCCAGCTCAGGAGCGTCAGTCAcgaccaccaacaccaccaccaccagtgcTCCTAACACGTCTTCAGCAGCAGCCTCGCCTCATACCCCTAATCCCACTCCATACAATCCCCAGCCCAGCGTTCCCACTCCTTCCTCTGTCAGAAAACAGCTCTTCGCCCCAGACCCCAAGCCTGCTGGTGTCACTCCTGTGTCTATTGCCACGTCTACTAGTGGCAGCAATGCAGTACGAGGCCCAGGCTCTCCTGCACATCACAGTTCCACTACAACTATCGCTAATGCCCCTCAGCAGCCAGTTGGACCTATCTCACAGCCCCCCATCCAGCCCACTAAAACAGAGCCCAGTGCCGTTGTCCCTCCTGGAAAAGACAAGCCCTCTCTATCTGTAGAGAACCAAGCTGTGTCCGTCAGTGAGAGTATCAACTCGGTAGGCTTCACTGCCCCCGCCATGGCTTTACCTCCCAAGCCAGAACCTCGACAGCAGttacctcctcctccctcctctgtcCCATCCACAGAGGCTCCACCACCCCTCCTCAACCCCCAGGCCAGCTCTCATCACCCCTCAgcacctcctcctgtcctctcacaCAATGTTGCACATCCCAACAACACTGTACCCCACTTCTCAGCCCCTGCACCCAGAGTCTCCCATCGTATGCAGCCACCAGGGCCTTACTATTCCCttcctgagcagcagcagcagcagcaacaacagcagcagcagcagacgcaacaacagcagcagcaacagcaatcTGTGTTCGTGCCCTTCAATGCTCAGCAAGAACCCCCGAAACAGACCCAAAACCAGACGTCCCAGCCGACAAATATGCCTCCACAAGCCCAGAACCAAGCTCAAGCCCAGGCTCAAGCCTCCCTTCAGGTCTCTGCTAACCTGGGGATGATGAATGGTTCCCAGATGCAGCATGTGGCCAATGCAGGCAAGCCTCAGCAGATACCCCCCAACTTCGGTCCTGCAGGCCTCTTCAACTTCAGCAGCATTTTTGATAACAATAGCCAG GTTGGAAACAATCAGGTGTGGGGTGCATGCCATCTGCCAGCTCGATCACCTCCAGAGCAGTCGTACTCAGCCCCACCAGCCTACATGAACATGGGCCAGATGGAGAATATGATGCCCCCACCTCCACCAGACAGCTCCAAAGCCCCTGGCTACCGCTCTGCCTCTCAGAGGATGGTCAACAGCCCCATCG CGTTGACCAGCTATGCCACCAGTATCTCTGGCAGCCCTGTGTATCTGCACGGTCATACAGCAGTTGGCACCCCCTCGTTCAGCAGACAGCACTTTTCTCCTCATCCATGGAGTGCATCCACATCAG GTGAATCTCCTGTCCCGCCTCCATCTACAGTGTCATCCTCCGCCCTTTCCACCTCAGCTGTGCCCCCTCCTCCCCAGCCTAAACAAGGCAGCTCTTCGCAGCAGGACCGCAAGGTTCCCCCACCCATCGGCACAGAGCGGCTGGCCAGGATCAGGCAGACGGGTTCTGTCAACCCACCTCTCCTCACCACCAGCTACACAGCATCTGTTGGGCAGGGAGGCATTTGGTCGTTCGGGGTTGGCAGTGCTTCGG AGGCCATGTCTGGTTGGTCCCAGCCTCTGATGAGCAGCCACATGATGCACCCTCAGCTGCAGGCAGAGCAGTCGGCCTTCTCTCAGCACCAGCCCATGGAGCAGGATGACACAGGCATTGCAAACCCAGCTAACAACTACCACCAGCCTCAGCATTTGCCCAACAGTTACATGGACTTCCCAAAG GGGATGCCTATGTCAATGTATGGAGGAACCATGCTGCCCCCTCATCCTCCCATGGCAGAGGGGCCCGGGGGACCGATGTACAATGGTTTGCACGCTGGTGACCCCGCATGGAGCCCCATTATCAAAGTGGTCCCAAACAACGCAGATAACTCTGACCCACAACAGCAG GTGTGGCCTGGTACCTGGGCACCTCATGTGGGCAATGTGCACCTGAACCACGTCAACTAG